CTAACCAAGCTAGAGCAGGATCTTCTGGCACATGATCGTATTGTACATCGATCTGGATCTTATCCACATAGACTTGTGCACCGCAGCTCTCCAATGCTTGAGCTAATTTTTCTGGTCCAAGACAGAAAGTGTCGTAACTCGAATCTCCGATCGCACAAATCGCATACTTAGTACCCTTAAGATCGGGTTTTTGAGACAAGATCTCCTCTAAAAATGGCATTATATTGTCCGGAAGATCCCCTGCACCGTGTGTAGAAGAGACGATTAACCACAATGATCTGGGGTCAAGATCTGTGATTTTTGGGGTCATATGTATGACATTTTCATGGCCTAATTTGCTTAGAACAGCCGCGAATTCGTCGGCAACGTACTCTGCATTACCTAGAGTCGTACCTACTAATATGTCTATTTTTGCCATGGTGTATCCTTATACTTACTGCTAAATAGCTTATTTATGCCTATTTAAAGTGCTGAAATGGCCTAGTTTGAGTCTATAAGTGGCCAAAGATGATTTCATATTTGGCTTAATAGTATGTGAAAAGCTCTGTGGGGTCTTGTCAGTTGGCAGGATTTACATCTATGTTTTTACCTATTAAGGCTAGGTTATCGAGCTAAATGGCCTGAGTTTTGGTTACTATTTAGCAAATCGTAACTCGTTAACCTTAGTATTTCGGTTTACTGATCAGTGTTTAGGGCATGGAGTAAACGTCATGCCTAGCAAATTTATCGCCTCTACCTTGTCTCGAAAGCATGGCCTATATATCCTGTGGTTTTACCAAGTAGCGCCACTCTTTGGCTAAAGGATCATTAGCCATCTCCGGCCCTAACTATGATTGGAAGTTAATTTACCTCTATCTAACACAATATAATTTTATAAATATTGCCATTATTTCGATTATACCAAGTATTCCTCTTGCTATTAATGTCCTATCACAGCTAGCTATCCGCTCTATTTCACAAATTATCGAGTCATGAATCACTGCTATACTTGAAATAATAACTCAGGGTATTTTCATTACTTGTTATAACTGCTCAAACGTTTTTGACAAGCATGAAAAGATCTATTGTGAGGCTAAGGGCATGTTAAGACATTACTTTATTACTAACGATCTCGACGATCTGGAGAAGGTAGAGCAGGAGCTCGAGGCCGAAGGGATAACTGAACCCCAGATACATATATTGAGTGAGAAAGATGCCGATGTCGAAAATCATCACCTCCATGAAGTTGAGCCTGTGCTAAAGCTGGACGTGGTTCATTCCACTGAAATAGGTGCCGTGATTGGCTTTGTTATCTCTGCCGCGACCTTGATGCTTGCTTATGAGATGGGTTGGACCCAGAGTGCGGCGGGTTGGCTGCCGTTTATCTTTCTAGCCATAGTAATACTGGGTTTTTGTACATGGGAAGGTGGTTTTATCGGTATACAGAAGACGAATATACATTTCGAACGATTTCAGGAGTTACTTCATAAGGGCAAACATGTGTTATTTGTCGATGTTGACCCTAACCAGGAGCCTGTCTTTGCCAAGATTATCAATGAACATCCAAAATTAGAGCCAGCAGGTCTTGGATCGGCGACCCCACATTGGGTGGTTCGCTGGCAGGATAAGTTTCACAGTTTCATGAAGACCATGCCCTAAACGATAAAGAGTTTTCCCTATTTTAAAGCGCCTTTCTGGCGCTTTTTTATTGCCTATGTTTAGCCCTAGATCAGGAGAGAATGCAAATTATGGTCTATCTTAATAAGTATTGAATTATCTCGTTATTTTTAGTCTGGTCACGACACATCTTCTGTTAATAGGCGTGTGAGGCTAGGTTCTATAGGGATAGGTGGCATGGCTATAGCGGTTGTTATCCTGTTATTAGTACTCGTATCTGTGGTATTTCACTTCGTAAGCCCTTGGTGGTTTACCCCGATCGCGTCCAATTGGACTGCCATCGACGATACCATCACGCTTACCTTCTGGGTTACCGGCATAGTCTTTATCGCGGTAAATGGCTTCCTGGCTTATTGTGTTTTCCGCTTTCGTTTCGATAAAAATAAACGTGCCGATTATGAACCTGAGAATAAGAAACTCGAAGTCTGGCTAACTGTGTTCACTACCATAGGGGTGGCAGCCATGCTTGCCCCTGGCTTGGTGGTTTGGAGTGAGTTTGTCACGGTTCCCGATAATGCCGAAACATTCGAGGTC
This portion of the Shewanella violacea DSS12 genome encodes:
- the mioC gene encoding FMN-binding protein MioC — translated: MAKIDILVGTTLGNAEYVADEFAAVLSKLGHENVIHMTPKITDLDPRSLWLIVSSTHGAGDLPDNIMPFLEEILSQKPDLKGTKYAICAIGDSSYDTFCLGPEKLAQALESCGAQVYVDKIQIDVQYDHVPEDPALAWLEQWQDRL